From Populus trichocarpa isolate Nisqually-1 chromosome 19, P.trichocarpa_v4.1, whole genome shotgun sequence, a single genomic window includes:
- the LOC18108006 gene encoding protein transport protein SEC23, producing the protein MSEIPNADPEGIDSVRMTWNNWPRTKVEASKCVIPLAASISPIRSNPEIPTLPYLPLRCKTCTSIMNCFSRVDFTAKIWICPFCFQRNHFPPHYSMISETNLPAELYSQYTTIEYTIGDKNHNPVGEFDVESAFVFVLDTCMIEEEFEYVKSEVKRAIGLLPENAMVGFVTFGTQVQVHELGFSDMSKVYVFRGTKEISKDQIMEQLGIGGAGRRNVPGGAVGVGGYQQQRGMPMQNSGVSRFLLPASDCEFTLNSLLDELQTDQWPVAPGNRPSRCTGVALSVAAGLLGACLPGTGARIVALVGGPCTEGPGAIISKDLSDPVRSHKDLDKDAAPYFKKAVKFYDSLAKQLVSQGHVLDLFASALDQVGVAEMKVAVERTGGLVVLSESFGHSVFKDSFKRVFDSGEKSLGLCFNGTLEINCSKDIKIQGIIGPCTSLEKKGPSVADTVIGEGNTTAWKMCGLDKSSCFTVFFDISSSEKSNAPGSANPQLYLQFLTSYQNPEGLTLLRVTTVTRRWVDSAVNSEELVQGFDQETAAVVMARFTSLKMESEEGFDATRWLDRNLIRFCSKFGEYRKDDPSSFTLNSFFSFFPQFMFNLRRSQFVQVFNNSPDETAYFRMLLNRENITNAAVMIQPSLISYSFNSLPQPALLDVASIGADRILLLDSYFSVVVFHGMTIAQWRNLGYQNQPEHQVFAQLLQAPKDDAQAIIHERFPVPRLVVCDQHGSQARFLLAKLNPSATYNNANEMAAGSDIIFTDDVSLQVFFEHLQRLAVQS; encoded by the exons TCACCGCCAAGATCTGGATCTGCCCTTTCTGCTTCCAGCGCAACCATTTTCCTCCACACTATTCCATGATCTCGGAGACCAATCTCCCTGCTGAGTTGTACAGCCAGTATACGACAATAGAGTATACTATTGGTGACAAGAATCATAATCCAGTTGGGGAATTTGATGTTGAGTCGGcgtttgtgtttgttttggatACTTGTATGATCGAGGAGGAGTTTGAGTATGTCAAATCGGAGGTTAAGAGGGCAATTGGGTTGTTGCCGGAGAATGCAATGGTGGGTTTTGTGACTTTTGGGACACAAGTGCAAGTTCATGAATTGGGGTTTAGTGATATGTCCAAAGTATATGTTTTTAGAGGGACTAAAGAGATTAGTAAAGATCAGATTATGGAGCAGTTAGGTATTGGTGGTGCTGGCAGGAGGAATGTTCCTGGTGGTGCTGTTGGTGTTGGTGGGTATCAGCAGCAGAGGGGGATGCCAATGCAGAATTCGGGTGTGAGCCGGTTTTTGTTGCCAGCTTCTGACTGTGAATTTACGCTCAATTCG CTCTTGGATGAGTTGCAAACAGATCAGTGGCCGGTGGCACCAGGAAATCGGCCTTCAAGATGTACTGGAGTAGCATTGAGTGTTGCAGCTGGATTGCTGGGAGCTTGTTTGCCTGGGACCGGAGCTAGAATTGTAGCTTTAGTTGGTGGTCCTTGCACCGAAGGGCCAGGAGCG ATTATATCAAAAGATCTGTCTGATCCTGTACGTTCCCACAAGGATCTTGATAAGGATGCAGCACCATATTTCAAGAAAGCAGTCAAATTTTATGATAGTCTTGCAAAGCAGCTTGTCAGCCAGGGTCATGTTTTGGACCTTTTTGCCTCTGCTCTAGATCAG GTTGGGGTTGCAGAAATGAAAGTTGCAGTAGAAAGAACTGGTGGTCTTGTTGTTCTCTCAGAAAGTTTCGGACATTCTGTATTTAAGGACTCCTTTAAGCGTGTATTTGATTCAGGAGAAAAGTCTCTTGGCCTCTGTTTCAA TGGAACACTCGAGATTAACTGTTCAAAGGACATCAAAATTCAGGGGATTATTGGACCTTGCACCTCTTTGGAGAAG AAAGGACCTAGTGTTGCTGATACAGTCATTGGTGAGGGGAATACAACAGCTTGGAAGATGTGTGGCCTTGACAAGAGTAGTTGTTTTACTGTCTTCTTTGATATTTCATCAAGTGAAAAATCAAATGCTCCTGGAAGTGCAAATCCACAGCTATACTTACAGTTTCTTACAAG TTATCAAAATCCTGAGGGTTTGACATTGCTTCGGGTTACAACTGTCACTAGAAGATGGGTAGATAGTGCTGTTAACTCAGAG GAATTAGTACAAGGTTTTGACCAAGAGACCGCAGCTGTGGTAATGGCGAGATTCACATCCCTGAAAATGGAGTCAGag GAAGGATTTGATGCCACTAGGTGGCTAGACCGAAATCTCATCCGCTTCTGTTCCAAATTTGGTGAATACCGGAAGGATGATCCGTCATCTTTTACATTGaactcatttttctctttcttccctCAGTTTATGTTTAATCTGCGAAGATCACAATTTGTACAG GTTTTCAATAACAGCCCAGATGAGACAGCTTATTTCCGCATGTTGTTGAACCGTGAAAACATTACCAATGCTGCTGTCATGATTCAACCATCGCTAATATCATATTCATTTAACTCACTGCCTCAACCTGCATTATTGGATGTCGCTTCTATTGGAGCTGATCGTATTCTCTTACTGGATTCATACTTTAGTGTTGTCGTATTTCATGGAATGACAATAGCTCAATGGCGTAACTTGGGTTACCAGAATCAGCCAGAGCACCAG GTGTTTGCACAGCTATTGCAAGCACCCAAAGACGATGCCCAAGCGATCATTCATGAACGTTTTCCCGTTCCTAGATTGGTCGTGTGTGATCAGCATGGATCCCAG GCAAGGTTCTTATTGGCAAAGTTGAACCCATCAGCTACATACAATAATGCCAATGAGATGGCTGCTGGGTCAGATATAATATTCACGGATGATGTGAGCCTTCAAGTTTTCTTCGAGCATCTTCAGAGGTTAGCTGTGCAGTCTTGA
- the LOC127904790 gene encoding monooxygenase 2-like: protein MAGDPEQIQKQVLEKHAEKFPSSYLDVVRHADLSTLTWAPLKFRQPWGIIFGKLSKGNVTVAGDAMHPMTPDLGQGGGSSLEDAVVLGRHVGNSVINNGGLIVPGDMAKAIDDYVKERRWRAAFLVTGSYLSGWVQLGGDKWWMKFLRDGVFYKYLFGRISGLVHTDCGKLPAMSFGDMDHSSKKD, encoded by the coding sequence ATGGCGGGAGATCCCGAACAAATACAGAAACAAGTACTTGAGAAACATGCAGAAAAGTTTCCTTCATCATACCTAGACGTGGTCCGGCATGCTGATCTTTCAACGTTAACATGGGCACCGTTGAAGTTTAGGCAGCCATGGGGGATCATATTTGGAAAGCTAAGCAAAGGAAATGTGACAGTAGCTGGTGATGCTATGCACCCCATGACTCCTGACCTAGGACAAGGCGGTGGTTCATCACTAGAAGATGCTGTGGTATTGGGCAGACACGTTGGCAATTCAGTTATAAACAATGGAGGGCTGATTGTTCCAGGAGACATGGCTAAAGCCATAGATGATTATGTGAAGGAAAGGAGGTGGCGTGCTGCTTTTCTTGTCACAGGATCATATTTATCAGGATGGGTGCAGCTAGGTGGAGATAAATGGTGGATGAAATTTTTAAGGGATGGAGTATTTTACAAGTATCTTTTTGGCAGGATTTCCGGACTTGTGCATACAGATTGTGGCAAACTTCCTGCTATGTCCTTCGGTGATATGGATCACTCAAGTAAGAAGGACTAG
- the LOC18108007 gene encoding monooxygenase 3 gives MEMMEDVVIVGAGIAGLATAVALKRVGVRALVLERSEGLRATGAALTLFPNAWLALDALGVSHKLTPIYALTSMGYVTNVSAGDVQQVHARVANNGGDGQGIRTLHRKALLEALAEELPVDSIQFSSKLAVIENEE, from the exons atggaaATGATGGAGGATGTGGTGATAGTCGGAGCAGGAATTGCAGGGTTGGCAACAGCAGTGGCTTTGAAAAGAGTAGGGGTTCGAGCCCTGGTGTTAGAGAGATCAGAAGGGCTAAGAGCCACAGGAGCAGCCTTGACTCTATTTCCAAATGCTTGGCTTGCTCTTGATGCTCTTGGTGTTTCTCACAAGCTCACCCCCATTTATGCTCTTACATCGAT GGGATATGTAACCAATGTTAGTGCTGGAGATGTTCAACAAGTCCACGCCCGAGTGGCCAATAATGG GGGCGATGGACAAGGAATTAGGACACTTCACCGCAAAGCACTGTTAGAGGCACTGGCAGAGGAATTGCCGGTTGACTCAATTCAATTCTCTTCCAAGCTAGCTGTCATTGAAAATGAAGAGTAA
- the LOC18108008 gene encoding monooxygenase 2: MELMEDVVIVGAGIAGLATAVALKRVGVRALVLERSEGLRATGTALTLSPNAWLALDALGVSHKLIPLYTPSPKGYVTNVSTGEVREVLYPRQGIRTLHRKVLLEALAEELATDSIRFSSRLVAFQSLEQGGDASMAAVHLEDGTTIKSKVLIGCDGVHSFVARWLGLAELVHSGRSTVRGLAVFPQGHGFKQEFLFFMDESDKAGFVPLNDRELYWFFSSQGEKMSGEAEKMQRDVLEKCTEKFPSEYLDVVRHADLSSLSWAPLMFRPPWGIIFGKLSKGNVTVAGDAMHPMTPDLGNGGGASLEDAVVLGRHIGNSFINNGALIVPGDMAKAIDDYVKERRWRAAMVVTASYLSGRMQQGDKWWIKFLRDRALYKYFFGWLSRLVFVYDCGRLPAISFGAMDLSSKKD, from the exons atggaacTGATGGAGGATGTGGTGATAGTTGGAGCAGGAATTGCAGGCTTGGCAACAGCAGTGGCTTTGAAAAGAGTAGGGGTTCGAGCCCTGGTGTTAGAGAGATCAGAAGGGCTAAGAGCCACTGGTACAGCGTTGACCCTATCTCCAAATGCCTGGCTTGCCCTTGATGCTCTTGGTGTTTCTCACAAGCTCATCCCCCTTTATACTCCTTCACCCAA GGGATACGTAACCAATGTTAGTACCGGAGAAGTTCGAGAAGTCCTCTACCCTCGACAAGGAATTAGGACTCTTCACCGTAAAGTGTTGTTAGAGGCACTGGCAGAGGAATTGGCAACTGACTCAATTCGATTCTCTTCGAGgctagttgcttttcaaagtctAGAACAAGGAGGTGATGCTTCCATGGCTGCTGTACACTTGGAAGATGGAACTACTATCAAATCTAAGGTTCTGATAGGCTGCGATGGGGTGCACTCGTTCGTGGCACGATGGCTAGGACTGGCAGAACTGGTCCATTCAGGTCGATCAACGGTGCGGGGTTTAGCAGTTTTTCCTCAAGGCCATGGATTTaaacaagaatttctttttttcatggatgAGAGCGATAAGGCTGGTTTTGTTCCTCTTAATGATAGGGAACTTTACTGGTTTTTTTCTAGCCAAG GGGAAAAGATGTCAGGAGAGGCAGAGAAAATGCAAAGGGATGTGCTTGAGAAATGTACAGAAAAATTTCCCTCAGAATACCTAGACGTGGTGCGGCATGCCGATCTTTCCTCATTGTCATGGGCACCATTGATGTTTAGGCCTCCATGGGGGATCATATTTGGAAAGCTAAGCAAAGGAAATGTGACAGTAGCTGGTGATGCTATGCACCCCATGACTCCTGATCTAGGAAACGGTGGTGGTGCATCACTAGAAGATGCTGTGGTATTGGGCAGACACATTGGCAATTCATTTATAAACAATGGAGCCCTGATTGTTCCAGGAGACATGGCTAAAGCCATAGATGATTATGTGAAGGAAAGGAGGTGGCGTGCCGCTATGGTTGTCACAGCATCGTATTTATCAGGACGGATGCAGCAAGGAGATAAATGGTGGATAAAATTTCTCAGGGACAGAGCACTTTACAAGTATTTTTTCGGCTGGCTTTCTAGACTAGTATTTGTTTATGACTGCGGAAGACTTCCTGCTATTTCCTTTGGTGCAATGGATCTGTCCAGTAAGAAGGACTAA